A DNA window from Mycolicibacter terrae contains the following coding sequences:
- a CDS encoding HAD-IC family P-type ATPase produces the protein MDVFSLGRFGLDAVGTVLEASLDLAVIPLREGAKLLAGERSDLTSRRSWRGAGRAWIEVRGLDEPGGADIGPAVLDALRNRPGVGSVRLNRPLSRVVVEIDDNTSLADLCAAVEAVEKDTELSATETAALPGDGLLLAAKGAMVGANAVGLAIATVGSAMRLPAAPKIFDAAASVARYQPLVRNLLERQIGPARAETVLSLVSLGSHVITLSPAILAVDMMVEGLKAAETRAGALAWNRYEPALARYADHPDLNPTARPVPRPDGAAERHLKRTALAQVVAAGVVGGLTRNLDMTSSAILAASPKAVRTSCESFAATLGQGLADAHGVLPLRPDGLRRLDKIDTVVIDPRVLTGEQRRVVQIRGASDHELPQAWASAQGLLDKPGLRPGWHRVRMTARDRSDAVEALILPAHHALASAVVLEGRASGAELVTVDTEILGELRPGFDDIRPVAGGADTDDVDAALAAAVTELQQAGRTVAVLSTSAAQALASADLALGVMPTSENDILPPPFYADLLLADLAGAWQVLRALPAARAATERGVAISIGASSIAGLLLVRGVRATIPGVGAGPSRGPGPVTVGAGAGMLSGYLLARRVLRARAPQPAPAYEWHAMTVEQVQELLTPDNVLQPAERAPIETASQGMFWPYVHAVREELSDPMTPILALCSAATAMLGSPIDAVMVGTVLTGNAMLAAYQRLRAESRLNILLAQQAPPARVVLTGADGTRQYHEIVAEQLLPGDLIEVRSNEVVPADARVIEEADVEVDESSLTGESLSVGKQLEPTPGAELAERSSMLYAGTTVIAGKALAMVTAVGADTQTRRASELASGELPEVGLQHHLSQLMYRTFPYSAAGGVAVGALGLLRRGGLRIALGNAIAVAIAAVPEGMPLMATLAQHASSQRLSKSGALVRIPRSVEALGRVDVVCFDKTGTLSENRLRVTTVRPLRGYSDDDVLSTAAQAAPAPDGAAHAHATDQAIVEGAAASAGARSWTEPDAHLPFRSGRAFSASVLGSELLVKGAPEVVLEACGNAGAEVEQQVAQMAAQGLRVIAVAQGRLTAAQVRAVRDDSDRLVEVSASGLTLIGFLGLADTPRADAPQLLADLTARGVDIRMITGDHPITATAIAAEMGVAVGAEQVITGSEWNALNRKEQERVVCERVIFARMSPENKVQIVQTLERAGRVSAMVGDGANDAAAIRAATVGLGVVAHGSDSAHATADVVLTDGKIGSLIDAIDEGRRLWKGVQLAISGLLGGNAGEVIFSVIGTAVTGNSPLNTRQLLLMNTLTDALPATAVAVSTPAGPIGSAVAGLDERKLWRAVAFRGGVTAAAGTAAWAMASVTGMPQRAATVALISLVTTELGQTVVDSRAPMVLATAAGSFALFAALVSTPGISQLLGCTPVGPIGWAQGVGTAAAATAAVAVASRFSGVAEDGPVKDPANVPLEVPPVVALVKAAPAKQIAAVKKAAVAKKAPVRKAPVAKKTPAKQIPAVKKAPAAKKTPVKKAPVAKKAPAKKTPVKKAPTAKTSAKQTPVTKAAPKKTSRKLELVR, from the coding sequence ATGGATGTGTTTTCGCTCGGCCGCTTCGGTCTGGACGCTGTCGGCACCGTTCTGGAGGCCAGCCTGGACCTCGCCGTCATCCCGCTGCGCGAAGGCGCCAAGCTTCTGGCCGGTGAACGCTCCGACCTGACCAGCCGGCGCAGCTGGCGCGGTGCGGGACGGGCCTGGATCGAAGTCCGCGGGCTGGATGAGCCCGGCGGCGCCGACATCGGTCCCGCGGTGCTCGACGCCCTGCGGAATCGGCCGGGCGTCGGCTCGGTGCGGCTGAACCGCCCGCTGTCCCGGGTGGTCGTCGAAATCGACGACAACACATCGCTGGCCGACCTGTGCGCCGCGGTGGAAGCGGTCGAAAAAGACACCGAATTGAGCGCGACCGAGACCGCCGCATTGCCCGGTGACGGTCTGCTGCTGGCCGCCAAGGGCGCCATGGTGGGGGCCAACGCGGTTGGGCTGGCGATCGCCACCGTGGGCAGTGCGATGCGCCTGCCGGCCGCACCCAAGATCTTCGACGCCGCGGCGTCGGTGGCGCGGTACCAGCCGCTGGTCCGCAACCTGCTGGAACGCCAGATCGGGCCCGCCCGGGCTGAGACGGTGCTCTCGCTGGTCTCGCTCGGCTCGCACGTCATCACCTTGTCGCCGGCCATCCTGGCGGTGGACATGATGGTGGAGGGCCTGAAAGCCGCCGAGACCCGCGCCGGTGCGCTGGCCTGGAATCGCTACGAACCGGCGCTGGCCCGATACGCCGACCACCCGGACCTGAACCCCACCGCACGGCCTGTCCCGCGTCCGGACGGTGCTGCCGAGCGCCACCTGAAGCGCACGGCGCTGGCACAGGTGGTCGCGGCCGGCGTGGTGGGTGGGCTCACCCGCAACCTGGACATGACCTCGAGCGCGATCCTGGCCGCCTCGCCGAAAGCGGTGCGCACCAGCTGTGAATCGTTCGCCGCGACCCTGGGCCAGGGGCTGGCGGACGCGCACGGGGTGCTGCCGCTGCGGCCGGACGGTCTGCGGCGCCTCGACAAGATCGACACCGTGGTCATCGACCCGCGGGTGCTGACCGGTGAACAACGCCGCGTGGTGCAGATCCGCGGCGCAAGCGACCACGAGCTGCCGCAAGCCTGGGCCAGCGCACAAGGCCTGCTCGACAAGCCCGGACTGCGCCCGGGCTGGCACCGGGTCCGTATGACGGCCCGCGACCGCTCCGACGCGGTGGAGGCACTGATCCTGCCCGCACACCACGCGCTGGCCTCGGCGGTGGTGCTCGAAGGGCGTGCCTCCGGCGCGGAGCTGGTCACGGTGGACACCGAGATCCTCGGAGAGCTGCGTCCCGGTTTCGACGACATCCGCCCGGTGGCCGGCGGAGCCGACACCGACGACGTCGACGCCGCCCTGGCCGCGGCCGTCACCGAGCTGCAGCAAGCCGGCCGGACCGTCGCGGTGCTGTCGACCTCGGCGGCGCAGGCGCTGGCGTCGGCGGATCTGGCGCTGGGTGTCATGCCGACGAGCGAAAATGACATCCTGCCTCCGCCTTTTTATGCCGACCTGCTGTTGGCCGATCTGGCCGGCGCATGGCAGGTGTTGCGCGCGCTCCCGGCCGCCCGCGCCGCCACCGAGCGGGGTGTCGCGATCTCGATCGGAGCCTCGTCCATCGCCGGGCTGCTGCTGGTTCGCGGGGTCAGGGCGACCATCCCCGGTGTCGGGGCGGGACCGAGCCGCGGCCCCGGTCCGGTGACCGTCGGCGCCGGTGCCGGGATGCTGTCCGGGTATCTACTGGCCCGCCGGGTGCTGCGGGCTCGCGCGCCGCAGCCTGCGCCGGCCTACGAGTGGCACGCGATGACGGTCGAGCAGGTGCAGGAGCTGTTGACTCCGGACAACGTGCTACAGCCGGCCGAGCGCGCTCCGATCGAGACGGCATCGCAGGGCATGTTCTGGCCGTACGTGCACGCCGTGCGCGAGGAGCTGTCCGACCCGATGACGCCGATCCTGGCGCTGTGCTCGGCGGCGACGGCCATGCTGGGTTCGCCGATCGACGCCGTGATGGTGGGCACGGTGCTCACCGGCAACGCCATGCTGGCGGCCTACCAGCGGCTGAGGGCCGAGAGCCGACTGAACATCTTGCTCGCCCAGCAGGCCCCGCCGGCCCGGGTCGTGCTGACCGGTGCCGACGGCACTCGGCAGTACCACGAGATCGTCGCCGAACAACTGCTGCCCGGCGATCTGATCGAGGTGCGCAGTAACGAGGTGGTGCCCGCCGACGCCCGCGTCATCGAGGAGGCCGACGTCGAGGTCGACGAGTCGTCGCTCACCGGCGAATCGCTGTCGGTCGGCAAACAGCTCGAACCCACCCCGGGCGCCGAACTGGCCGAGCGCAGCTCCATGCTCTACGCCGGCACCACGGTGATCGCCGGGAAGGCGCTGGCGATGGTGACCGCGGTGGGCGCCGACACCCAGACCCGCCGGGCCTCCGAACTGGCCTCCGGTGAGCTGCCCGAGGTCGGTCTGCAGCATCACTTGTCCCAGCTGATGTACCGGACCTTCCCCTACAGCGCTGCCGGCGGGGTGGCGGTCGGCGCGCTGGGCCTTCTTCGCCGGGGCGGACTGCGGATAGCGCTGGGCAATGCGATCGCGGTGGCGATCGCCGCGGTGCCGGAGGGGATGCCGCTGATGGCGACCCTGGCTCAGCACGCGTCATCGCAGCGGTTGAGCAAATCCGGTGCGCTGGTGCGAATCCCGCGCTCGGTGGAGGCTCTGGGCCGGGTCGACGTGGTCTGCTTCGACAAGACCGGAACGCTCAGCGAGAACCGGCTGCGGGTCACCACGGTGCGCCCGCTGCGCGGATACTCCGATGACGACGTGCTCAGTACCGCCGCCCAGGCGGCGCCGGCTCCCGACGGTGCGGCGCACGCGCACGCCACTGACCAGGCCATCGTCGAGGGCGCGGCGGCCTCAGCGGGTGCCCGGTCGTGGACCGAACCCGATGCTCACCTGCCGTTCCGTTCCGGCCGGGCCTTCTCGGCGTCGGTGCTGGGATCGGAGCTACTGGTCAAGGGCGCACCGGAAGTGGTGCTCGAGGCCTGCGGCAACGCCGGTGCCGAGGTGGAGCAGCAGGTGGCCCAGATGGCGGCTCAGGGCCTGCGGGTGATCGCGGTGGCGCAGGGCAGGCTGACCGCCGCGCAGGTGCGGGCCGTGCGGGATGACTCCGACCGGCTCGTCGAGGTGAGCGCCTCCGGGCTGACCCTGATCGGCTTCCTCGGTCTGGCCGACACTCCCCGGGCCGATGCGCCGCAGCTGCTGGCCGATCTGACCGCTCGCGGGGTGGATATCCGGATGATCACCGGTGACCACCCGATCACCGCGACCGCGATCGCCGCCGAGATGGGTGTCGCCGTCGGCGCCGAGCAGGTCATCACCGGCTCGGAGTGGAATGCGCTGAACCGCAAGGAACAAGAGCGGGTGGTCTGCGAGCGGGTGATCTTCGCCCGGATGTCGCCGGAGAACAAGGTGCAGATCGTCCAGACGCTGGAGCGCGCCGGCCGGGTGTCGGCGATGGTGGGTGACGGCGCCAATGACGCCGCCGCGATCCGGGCCGCCACCGTGGGGCTCGGTGTGGTCGCACACGGCAGCGACTCGGCGCACGCCACCGCCGACGTGGTGCTGACCGACGGCAAGATCGGATCGCTGATCGACGCGATCGACGAGGGCCGCCGGCTGTGGAAGGGCGTGCAGCTGGCGATCTCGGGGCTGCTCGGCGGCAATGCCGGCGAAGTGATCTTCTCCGTCATCGGCACGGCGGTCACTGGGAACTCGCCGCTGAACACCCGCCAGTTGCTGCTGATGAACACCCTGACGGATGCGTTGCCGGCCACGGCCGTCGCGGTGAGCACACCGGCCGGCCCGATCGGTAGCGCGGTGGCCGGACTCGACGAACGGAAGTTGTGGCGGGCGGTGGCGTTCCGGGGTGGAGTCACCGCGGCTGCGGGCACCGCAGCCTGGGCGATGGCCTCGGTCACCGGCATGCCGCAGCGGGCGGCGACGGTGGCGCTCATCTCCCTGGTGACCACCGAACTCGGTCAGACCGTGGTCGATTCGCGGGCGCCGATGGTGTTGGCGACCGCGGCCGGATCGTTCGCGCTGTTCGCCGCGCTCGTCAGCACCCCCGGCATCAGCCAGTTGCTCGGCTGCACGCCGGTCGGCCCGATCGGCTGGGCGCAGGGTGTCGGCACGGCCGCAGCGGCCACCGCAGCGGTGGCCGTGGCAAGCCGGTTCTCGGGTGTCGCTGAGGACGGCCCCGTCAAGGACCCGGCGAACGTCCCGCTCGAGGTGCCCCCGGTAGTGGCCCTGGTCAAAGCGGCTCCGGCCAAGCAGATTGCGGCGGTCAAGAAGGCTGCGGTGGCGAAAAAGGCCCCGGTCAGGAAGGCCCCGGTGGCGAAGAAGACTCCGGCCAAGCAGATTCCGGCGGTCAAGAAGGCTCCGGCGGCGAAAAAGACCCCGGTCAAGAAGGCTCCGGTGGCGAAGAAGGCTCCGGCCAAGAAAACGCCGGTCAAGAAGGCTCCGACGGCGAAGACTTCGGCCAAGCAGACCCCGGTCACGAAGGCCGCCCCGAAGAAGACGTCCCGGAAGCTGGAACTGGTGCGCTGA
- a CDS encoding Rv1535 domain-containing protein gives MRRATEVLAEPLAEVTGQVLTVPVIELYALLWRAGLLEVRHSASKRPPSDLRHLRRAG, from the coding sequence ATGAGGAGGGCGACCGAAGTCCTGGCGGAACCACTGGCCGAAGTCACGGGGCAGGTTCTGACGGTGCCGGTCATCGAGTTGTACGCGTTGCTCTGGCGCGCCGGTCTGCTCGAGGTGCGCCATTCCGCATCGAAGCGCCCGCCATCCGACCTACGGCACCTTCGAAGGGCAGGCTGA
- a CDS encoding glycosyltransferase family 2 protein, translating into MYFLGIETRSTTRYPDVWIIVPAFGEAAVIGDVIAGIRSVFASVVCVDDGSTDDTAAIARRAGAYVVRHPVNLGQGAAIQTGVEFARRQPGARLFATFDADGQHQVADVVRMIGRLDSADLDIVIGTRFAAPAAAAAVPPIKRLVLRAAVALNPRIRRLGLSDAHNGLRVFNRRVADRLDLTMNGMSHAGEIIALIDENRWRVGEEPVEVLYTDYSKSKGQPLLNGVNIMFDGLLRKRMSR; encoded by the coding sequence GTGTATTTTTTAGGCATCGAAACCAGGTCAACGACCCGTTACCCCGACGTCTGGATCATCGTCCCGGCCTTCGGCGAGGCAGCCGTCATCGGCGACGTGATCGCCGGCATCCGGTCGGTCTTCGCCTCCGTGGTCTGCGTGGATGACGGCAGCACCGACGACACCGCCGCCATCGCACGGCGCGCGGGCGCCTACGTCGTGCGCCATCCGGTCAACCTCGGTCAGGGCGCGGCCATCCAGACCGGAGTCGAGTTCGCCCGCCGGCAGCCCGGCGCCCGGCTGTTCGCCACCTTCGACGCCGACGGCCAGCACCAGGTGGCCGACGTGGTGCGCATGATCGGGCGGCTCGACAGCGCGGACCTCGATATCGTCATCGGCACCCGATTCGCCGCACCCGCGGCGGCCGCCGCGGTACCGCCGATCAAACGACTGGTGCTGCGGGCCGCGGTGGCGCTGAACCCGCGGATCCGCCGGCTGGGACTTTCCGATGCCCACAATGGCCTGCGGGTGTTCAACCGGCGGGTCGCCGATCGGTTGGACCTCACGATGAACGGGATGAGCCACGCCGGGGAGATCATCGCTCTGATCGATGAAAACCGTTGGCGGGTAGGCGAAGAGCCGGTCGAAGTGCTCTACACCGACTACTCCAAGTCGAAGGGTCAGCCGCTGCTCAACGGCGTCAACATCATGTTCGACGGCTTGCTGCGCAAGAGGATGTCGCGATGA
- a CDS encoding MATE family efflux transporter, producing MEDLRGRPTVPRSPLSIFAVVTDIGGTGPRRSAGGLPAGPVTRASVARVGTATLLSALCGYAVLYLAARDLDPAGFSVFSVFWGAFGLVAGAANGLLQETTREVRFAREAGPSRTATQHTRPLRVAGLTGLVAAGLVAASAPLWSGHVFVEARWLSVGLLSVGLANFAVHATLLGMLAGTNRWTQYGALMVTDAAIRVAVATATFVIGWGLVGFLWATVAGAVAWLLLLATSPAARSAARLLTPVGTVDFLRGAAHSITAAGASAILVMGFPVLLQATSGELGAEGGVVILAVTVTRAPLLVPLTALQGNLIAHFVDQRGRRLLALSTPAASVAALGAAGAIAAGLAGPWLLRTVFGRDYNTGGLLLAGLTTGATAIALLTLTGAATVAAALHRAYALGWVGATVASTLLLLLPFDLPTRTVVALLCGPLVGITVHLAALRAAP from the coding sequence ATGGAAGATCTGCGGGGACGACCGACCGTACCCCGCAGCCCGCTTAGTATTTTCGCCGTGGTGACCGATATCGGTGGTACCGGACCCCGCCGGTCCGCCGGTGGGTTGCCCGCCGGACCCGTCACCCGGGCCAGCGTGGCCCGGGTCGGCACCGCGACACTGCTGAGCGCCCTGTGCGGCTACGCCGTGCTGTACCTGGCGGCACGCGATCTGGATCCGGCCGGTTTCTCGGTGTTCAGCGTGTTCTGGGGGGCGTTCGGCCTGGTCGCCGGCGCCGCCAACGGCCTGCTGCAGGAAACCACCCGGGAGGTCCGGTTCGCCCGCGAGGCCGGGCCGAGCCGCACGGCGACCCAACACACCCGGCCACTGCGGGTGGCCGGGCTGACCGGGCTGGTGGCGGCCGGACTGGTCGCGGCCAGCGCACCGCTGTGGAGCGGCCACGTGTTCGTCGAGGCGCGCTGGCTGTCGGTGGGGCTGCTGAGCGTCGGGCTGGCCAACTTCGCCGTGCACGCCACGCTGCTGGGCATGCTGGCCGGCACCAATCGGTGGACCCAGTACGGGGCGTTGATGGTGACCGATGCGGCAATCCGGGTGGCGGTGGCCACCGCGACGTTCGTGATCGGCTGGGGGCTGGTCGGGTTCTTGTGGGCCACCGTCGCCGGTGCGGTGGCGTGGCTGCTGCTGCTGGCCACCTCTCCCGCCGCCCGCTCGGCGGCGCGGCTGCTCACCCCGGTGGGCACCGTGGACTTCCTGCGGGGCGCAGCGCATTCGATCACCGCGGCCGGGGCCAGCGCGATCCTCGTGATGGGTTTCCCGGTGCTGCTGCAGGCCACCTCCGGCGAACTGGGCGCCGAGGGCGGCGTGGTGATCCTGGCGGTCACCGTGACCCGCGCACCGCTGCTGGTGCCGCTGACCGCCCTGCAGGGCAACCTGATCGCGCACTTCGTCGACCAGCGTGGACGACGATTGCTGGCGCTGAGCACGCCGGCGGCATCCGTGGCCGCACTGGGCGCGGCCGGCGCCATCGCAGCCGGTCTGGCCGGACCGTGGCTGCTGCGCACGGTGTTCGGCCGGGACTACAACACCGGCGGGCTGCTGTTGGCCGGCCTGACCACCGGGGCGACCGCGATTGCGCTGTTGACCCTGACCGGCGCGGCGACGGTGGCCGCGGCGCTGCATCGCGCCTACGCGCTGGGCTGGGTGGGCGCGACGGTGGCGTCCACCCTGTTGCTGCTGCTGCCGTTCGACCTGCCGACCCGAACCGTGGTCGCGCTGCTGTGCGGACCGCTGGTGGGAATCACCGTGCATCTGGCCGCGTTACGCGCAGCGCCCTGA
- a CDS encoding TerC/Alx family metal homeostasis membrane protein, which produces MDPSLLEWLVTFAGLAAVLGFDLFLVARRLHEPTIREVATRLTFYISLAVAFGVWVWWHHGSKYGMQFFAGWLTEYSLSVDNLFVFVIIMNSFNVPKKYRQEALFVGIVLALSFRSVFIALGGVAVQRLSWTFYLFGAFMAFTAIKLLRHGDHGDHGGEGGGGGNNVVVRFARTHFNVTDRWAGVRFFIRDKTGAWALTPMFLVALALGTTDLVFAMDSIPAIYGLTRQPYLVFTANVFALMGLRQLYFILGKMLNRFVYLSRGLALILGFIGVRMVLHALRTNEVWFINSGRNLNVPEIPTPASLTVVVGVLVLTTAASLYRTRGAQAGSSAE; this is translated from the coding sequence TTGGACCCGTCGCTGTTGGAATGGCTGGTGACGTTCGCGGGACTGGCCGCGGTACTGGGGTTCGACCTGTTCCTGGTCGCCCGCCGGCTGCATGAGCCGACGATTCGCGAGGTTGCGACCCGGCTGACGTTCTACATCAGCCTGGCGGTGGCGTTCGGCGTCTGGGTGTGGTGGCATCACGGCTCGAAGTACGGCATGCAGTTCTTCGCCGGCTGGCTCACCGAGTACAGCCTGTCGGTGGACAACCTGTTCGTCTTCGTCATCATCATGAACAGCTTCAACGTGCCCAAGAAGTACCGGCAGGAAGCGCTGTTCGTCGGCATCGTCCTGGCGTTGTCGTTCCGGTCGGTGTTCATCGCGCTGGGCGGGGTCGCCGTGCAACGGCTGTCGTGGACGTTCTACTTGTTCGGCGCGTTCATGGCCTTCACCGCGATCAAACTGCTCCGCCACGGCGACCACGGCGACCACGGCGGCGAGGGCGGTGGTGGGGGCAACAATGTCGTGGTGCGGTTCGCCCGGACGCACTTCAACGTCACCGATCGCTGGGCCGGCGTGCGGTTCTTCATCCGGGACAAGACCGGTGCCTGGGCCCTCACCCCGATGTTCTTGGTGGCCCTGGCGTTGGGCACCACCGACCTGGTGTTCGCGATGGACTCCATTCCGGCCATCTACGGGCTGACCCGCCAGCCGTATCTGGTGTTCACCGCCAACGTGTTCGCCCTGATGGGGCTGCGTCAGCTCTATTTCATCCTCGGCAAGATGCTGAACCGGTTCGTGTATCTGTCCCGGGGTCTGGCTTTGATTCTGGGGTTCATCGGAGTGCGGATGGTGTTGCACGCGCTGCGAACCAACGAGGTGTGGTTCATCAACTCCGGGCGCAACCTCAATGTCCCGGAGATCCCGACCCCGGCGAGCCTGACCGTCGTCGTGGGAGTGCTGGTGCTGACGACGGCGGCCAGCCTGTATCGGACCCGCGGGGCGCAGGCCGGCTCGTCAGCTGAGTGA
- a CDS encoding nitroreductase/quinone reductase family protein yields MATHYDRPNGPARFANALIRRLAEAGISIAGTRALVVRGRKTGKRRGVVVNVLTVDGVDYLVAPRGNTEWVRNVRAAGRVQLGPRWRPTPARVTELGDDAKPALLRPYLQRWYWQVKGHMAGLTPQSSDDELRSAAPAIPVFSLS; encoded by the coding sequence ATGGCCACGCACTACGACCGGCCGAACGGACCGGCCCGATTCGCCAATGCGCTGATCCGCCGCCTCGCCGAAGCGGGCATCAGCATCGCCGGCACCCGCGCGCTCGTCGTCCGCGGCCGCAAGACCGGCAAGCGCCGCGGCGTCGTGGTCAACGTGTTGACCGTCGACGGGGTGGACTACCTCGTCGCGCCGCGCGGCAATACCGAGTGGGTCCGCAATGTGCGGGCCGCCGGCCGGGTGCAGCTCGGACCGCGGTGGCGTCCGACTCCGGCCCGGGTCACCGAACTGGGCGACGACGCCAAGCCGGCGCTGCTGCGCCCGTATCTGCAGCGGTGGTACTGGCAGGTCAAAGGGCACATGGCCGGACTGACACCACAGTCCAGCGACGATGAACTGCGCAGCGCGGCGCCGGCGATCCCGGTCTTCTCACTCAGCTGA
- a CDS encoding TetR/AcrR family transcriptional regulator, translating into MGKRQESRERIEAQIIEVGRRHLLTHGPAGLSLRAVAREVGMVSSAVYRYVASRDELLTLLLVDAYSDLADAVDRARAAASPPSSWRDDIGAIAHAVRDWALEHPARWALLYGSPVPGYHAPAEQTVAPGTRVVRVFFEAVADGITAGDIASTNNLAAQPLSSDYGRVREEFGFDGDDAVVAKCFLLWAAVVGAISLEVFGGYGADTLTQPRAVFDAQLGLLLELFAQRPD; encoded by the coding sequence GTGGGCAAACGACAGGAGTCGCGGGAACGCATCGAGGCGCAGATCATCGAGGTCGGCCGGCGCCACCTGCTGACGCACGGGCCGGCGGGGCTGTCGCTGCGTGCCGTCGCGCGCGAGGTGGGCATGGTGTCGTCGGCGGTCTATCGCTACGTGGCCAGTCGCGACGAGTTGCTCACGCTGCTGCTGGTCGACGCCTATTCGGACCTGGCCGACGCGGTGGACCGGGCCCGCGCAGCGGCGTCCCCGCCGTCGTCGTGGCGCGACGACATCGGGGCCATCGCCCACGCCGTGCGGGACTGGGCACTGGAGCATCCGGCCCGGTGGGCGTTGCTGTACGGCAGCCCGGTCCCCGGTTATCACGCGCCCGCTGAACAGACCGTCGCTCCGGGCACCCGCGTCGTCCGGGTGTTCTTCGAAGCGGTCGCCGACGGCATCACCGCCGGAGACATCGCCTCTACGAATAATCTTGCAGCGCAACCATTGTCGTCGGACTACGGCCGCGTTCGCGAGGAGTTCGGCTTCGACGGCGACGATGCCGTCGTCGCGAAGTGCTTCCTGCTGTGGGCCGCCGTGGTCGGCGCGATCAGCCTGGAAGTGTTCGGCGGGTACGGCGCCGACACCTTGACGCAACCGCGCGCGGTATTCGACGCCCAGCTCGGGCTGCTGCTGGAGCTGTTCGCGCAGCGGCCGGATTAA
- a CDS encoding inorganic diphosphatase — MQFDVTIEIPKGQRNKYEIDHATGRVKLDRYLYTPMGYPADYGFIEDTLGEDGDPLDAMVLLPQSVFPGVLVEARPVGMFRMTDEAGGDDKVLCVPAGDHRWDHISDIGDVPAHELDAIKHFFVHYKDLEPGKFVKAADWVGRAEAEAEVSRSIERFKTSGH; from the coding sequence GTGCAATTCGACGTGACCATCGAAATCCCCAAGGGCCAGCGCAACAAGTACGAGATCGACCACGCCACCGGCCGGGTCAAGCTCGACCGCTACCTGTACACGCCGATGGGCTACCCCGCCGACTACGGCTTCATCGAGGACACCCTCGGCGAGGACGGCGATCCACTGGACGCGATGGTGCTGCTGCCGCAGTCGGTGTTTCCCGGCGTGCTGGTCGAGGCCCGTCCGGTCGGCATGTTCCGGATGACCGACGAGGCCGGCGGCGACGACAAGGTGCTGTGCGTGCCGGCCGGTGACCACCGCTGGGATCACATCTCCGACATCGGCGACGTGCCGGCGCACGAGCTGGACGCGATCAAGCACTTCTTCGTGCACTACAAGGATCTCGAGCCGGGGAAGTTCGTCAAGGCCGCCGACTGGGTGGGCCGCGCCGAGGCCGAGGCTGAGGTCTCCCGATCGATCGAACGGTTCAAGACCTCCGGTCACTGA